The genomic window CAATGTTTGCTAAATGTTTGTTACCATAATTCAAATGGATAGAAGTAAGTGGACTGTTCCATTTCTTTAGATGGAAATGTTGAAAGGCAATTTCTCTTTTACTCTTAACAAGTATACACAAAACATTTCACTATACACCATACTTCCAGAAATTAAAAGCAGTACataaattatatctatatctatattcttatatagatatattctgtTCTAAAGGGGTTCTCGGggtttacattatatattataaatcatGTTCATAAACTACTTTCATTATTACAACAATGAACAACCTCCCAAGATGTGCAGATGGCCTGAATGTGAGATGTGTAGATTAGCATGCAACCAGAACTTGATAAATAGGAAAAGCTCTTAATAACCAAAGGAATGAAGTCAAATTAGGGCAGATGCAAGACAGTAGAATATTTAAGGATGAAAGTGACTGCATAAATACAAGATGAGGAACTTGGCTCCCATGAGGCTTGTGATTTCTGGGTGTCTGGGGACACTTCCCAGGGCTTCTTAGCATAATGCTGCAATTACAGAGGTGTGGCTAAATAGATGCTTTTTAACAAGTCATGGTAAACATGGGACAGCAATATTGTTgagtataaattaaaaagaagttgaAACACTCATGAATTACAGAGGAAGTCCCTTACAATACTCAGCTACTGATATTTCGTTTGTCATTATATGTCAGTGTTGTACAGttactatttttagttctttgtacttagaataataaaaaaagttactACCGCTTATATTTTGCCTGATTCTGGACtttaggatttaaaaagaaacagaaaaattttcaGGAGCCTGGAGAATGGCAATTAACACttagaaatgtttagaaaagaagacatttagaAGCATAAtggtatttgaattattttaaactgtttaaaaatataaaacataaaattattttattatatttgttaatataaACTATcagtttattatttcatttgctaTATACCAAGTTAATATATTCTCTTGTATAAGAAAGGTCTTGATGCTGTTGAGTTTCAATTTcagtgaggagaaaaagaagaaatgtaactGTACTATGAATATATTGGGAGTGgctaaaaataatgtatattactTAGAACAGAatattaatatacaaataaaaatataaatcttataaaagaaattaattagcAACTTCTCAAAGACCACAGAAAAAATTTTACTTACCTCATACCACCAAATTGCAATAATTCCCTAAATCCTTTCTGAAGTAACTTCTGGTAGTAATAATAGGGAAACAACAAAACCTAAAGTATACATAGGTCTGTATATTCCAAGGTGGTgatgttaagttttattttcaatctgaattttaaaagaccaATCTGTGACCTGCTGACCTTTAGCCATTGAATAAGGTACTGTCCCTAGGTATTTTAGGGTAATGTTGCTGTTTCATTAACATATACTCTGACTCAGTTTTCCAATAACTGGAAAGCTCTGCCATAAAAATTCTAATAGCAAAGAAGTACTGAATAGTTATCATGAGTCAGAAGCTGACTTTTCACGTACACAACACTGTGGTTCCTTAATTGTGAACtcctcttttaattttaaaggttatttttgcACAAGATTTGTCAGAGAAACACATTTAGCTTTAATACTTGCAAAAGCTATGGATGAAAGAACTATTGGGATTCATTTAAATACTCAGAAGTACTTTGACATCTATATTTGCTTTACTTTTCCATTGGTAAAGTTAGATTGCTTGGGTAAGAAGAGCGCCAAGGCCCAATAATAAGACAAATTTTCCACAAACCCAttctattaagaaaagaaaactgaaagatcTTATTACCTAACACATTGATATAACAAACTATTTTACTCCCATTCTCAATAGAATTGATCCTGGAGACCCTTTTCCTTTGAAGTGGTTATTTGAAATGTTATAGGTGGCCAATACTGTCAAAGGTAGGAGCTCCAACTTTGTTAAATATTCTACATAGAAATTTCAGAGCTTTTATAGagattaggatttaaaaaaaaattttaacgtttatttatttttgagacagaaagagacagagcatgagcaggggagggtcagagagagagggagacacagaatctgaaacgggctccaggctccgagctgtcagcacagagcccgacgcggggctcgaactcacggaccgtgagatcatgacctgagctgaagtcggccgcttaaccaactgagccacccaggtgccccgagattaggattttttaaaacccaTGTGCTTTATTCATTGCATTAGTAAAATCAGATTAAGGATTCTGCATTTGAGTGGGAACCCTATAAAGAGAAGTCACTGAAAATGAAATAGGAGTGACTAAGGGATTAGTCCCTGACTTTTATCTTGTCTAAGATTGTTTATAACTctactaaattattttcaaaggtagtttttcatgttttaatccTACGCAGTGAAATGGTACAAATCATCTCATGTTCATAGAGAGATGTGTGTCAAACAACTCACCTGTCTTGTTGATATCAAGACCTGCTAATTTCAAGGCTAATTCATTGCTGTTGCCACTTGCAGAGGAAACCAGGATATCATGTATTGCATTTCTTCTACCTGTTCTTCCAGAAGCAATGAAATCTGCATATGTAGTTTCCACATCAGTCATTGCTAACAAATATCCACATAGCAGGGactacaaaacaaagaaaaactaataggTAAATATAATGTTGGTCGATGATAACATTTAACAAAGATGCTTGTTAGCTTACTGGTCTACAATATGAATGTTAAATAGTTGTCTTGCTTTCATGTTCAAAAAGCAAGTTATGCTTTAATTCTTGATCAAAGGTCAGGGAATTTTTTCTGTGAAGGCCTGACGGTAAATACGTTAGGCTTTGAGGGCTATATGGTCTCTATTCCAACTACTCAATTTTGTGATTATAATGCAAAAGTAGTCAAAGTAAATGTGCTAAATACATGTGATAAACACACTGTGTTTGCAAAAATAGGAGTAAGAGCAGATTTGGCCTGAATACCATAACTTGTATTGGTTTAGATCATAAAATTCTCCTTCTCTAATATCACTTTAGTCAGTCTTCAACTCCAGAGAGAACTTGAGATCAATGGCATACCAAAATTGGGGGTGGAATCGAAGTGGTCCATCCTAGACATAAGCAGAATGCAAGTTACACTGTCTACAGACTCTAAGAATGATAATGACCAAAATTCAGTTTGCTTTTTATTAGCACCATTAACCAGCAAGTCTAATCAATGTCAGTGACCAAATAACTGCCCCCAGTCCAGGAGAACAGCTCCCTTATGGTCCCCCTTGTTAAGTCATTGTTTGAGAGGAATAATAATATTTCTTGACTGAATCTTcgaaataaaattttcaagtttaaaaaggAGTCAATGAAAGTGAGTTTCCCCAAACTTGTGATACACATACTTAATTAAAGACttaatgcaaaaaatattttcaaggtaaAATATGATATGTGTATTAACAGAAGGCCACCAAATgcaaatcttttaatattttctgtttaaatttatgTCCTTCCCTAAAGGTCAAAAGAGGAATGGGtagtaatatataaaacaataaacttctgttgtacTAATTTGTTGAAACAGAACTTGAAAATAACATAATTTCACTCCTATTCCTAAACATTCCAATTACATTTTACTGTAGTTTAAGATTAAAAACTCATCAATAGTcaagagaaaggaatattttcaaaatgtaagaaatatGGGGGAAGCAAAAATGGTGGACCCCATACATCATCATGGGCATGCACACTGGCACTCTGAAATAACTTGATGCCATCTACACTGTAATTTAGGATGGCAGTCAGTAAGTAGCACATTCTTTTAGGTTTAGTTCCCCAAAGCATATTGAGGAAGGAGCTGTTCTTTCAATCTGGAGAAAAGTTACATTTTGCTTCTTTAAGAGGAAGCTGAaacaagaaagagggaggaataGCATAATACACTTTTGAAATAGGAAATATATGTATACTACATGCTTACTGTGACTATATTATGGATAACATTGCTTTCCAGTCACTCACTATACCTACCATTATTTTGTAAGGGAATATGCTTtaatggt from Lynx canadensis isolate LIC74 chromosome F2, mLynCan4.pri.v2, whole genome shotgun sequence includes these protein-coding regions:
- the PKIA gene encoding cAMP-dependent protein kinase inhibitor alpha: MTDVETTYADFIASGRTGRRNAIHDILVSSASGNSNELALKLAGLDINKTEGEEDAQRNSTEQSGEAQGEAAKSES